One Sphingomonas limnosediminicola DNA segment encodes these proteins:
- a CDS encoding DUF4231 domain-containing protein, translating to MKGLVAAPDNVSRPPQLPFVLSVGVTGHRAEVLPEGSIDALRGRIREVLLLVAEAGRKLLAKETDCFSPDPPRLRFVSPVADGADQISAEVALELGWELQVVLPFERARYRESLANHGARERFDALLERAVCVLELPGNEDRQLDAYVMTGRATVSHCDMLIAVWDGLPPRGRGGTGEVVQLAITNGTAVIHLPLDPAAEPRLLWSAFDPTVLTFFDDPTAERPLNHSGMDLLLRGLLMPPPDEQEQDFLKRFTRERMRNIRARIEYPLLLTAAGVRRIKAGDLNAKAGEQQIRDEWRQYRAGCAEAHNISAPIDLLERAYSWADRLATHFAQTYRSGHIFNFVLGAFAVCIGLSAFMAPHLKFEFAALELVITFAIILNAHVGSRQEWHRRWLDYRQLAERLRPMRSLKLLGIASPDPPGTETNPVPKRWIDWYASGIWRAIGCPSGSIDPQCASRLARSIADFEVAPQVDYHERHAAQIDALDERLASIATTLFAATLIVSVATLVGLGIGANFVTTYGNWFTLVSAGFPALGTAVFGIRFQADFGGDALRSLSTANTLRQIEEELRKDVTLSRAADLTEQAARIMLSDLDEWRLVNQQRDLSVG from the coding sequence ATGAAGGGATTGGTCGCGGCACCGGATAACGTGTCGCGTCCTCCGCAGCTTCCGTTTGTACTCTCCGTCGGGGTGACCGGGCATCGCGCGGAAGTGCTTCCCGAAGGCAGCATTGATGCGCTTCGGGGCCGCATTCGTGAGGTGCTGTTGCTCGTTGCCGAAGCCGGTCGGAAACTGCTCGCCAAGGAAACCGACTGTTTCTCGCCCGACCCGCCGCGGCTTCGGTTCGTCTCGCCCGTCGCGGATGGCGCCGACCAGATCTCGGCAGAGGTGGCGCTCGAGCTCGGCTGGGAGCTTCAGGTCGTGCTTCCGTTCGAGCGAGCGCGCTATCGCGAAAGCCTTGCCAACCATGGCGCGCGCGAACGGTTCGATGCCTTGCTCGAACGAGCCGTGTGCGTGCTCGAGCTTCCGGGCAACGAGGACCGGCAACTCGATGCATATGTGATGACGGGCCGAGCGACCGTGTCGCACTGCGACATGCTGATCGCGGTTTGGGACGGCCTTCCCCCACGCGGACGAGGCGGAACCGGCGAGGTTGTCCAGCTGGCGATCACCAATGGAACGGCCGTCATCCACCTGCCGCTCGATCCTGCGGCGGAGCCTCGACTGTTGTGGAGCGCGTTCGACCCGACGGTGCTCACCTTCTTCGACGATCCGACGGCCGAGCGCCCGCTCAATCATTCAGGCATGGATCTCCTGCTAAGGGGCCTGCTGATGCCGCCTCCGGACGAGCAGGAACAGGATTTCCTCAAGCGCTTCACGCGCGAGCGGATGCGCAACATCCGTGCCCGGATCGAGTACCCGCTACTGCTCACGGCAGCCGGCGTGCGACGGATCAAGGCCGGTGACCTAAACGCGAAAGCCGGCGAGCAGCAGATCCGCGACGAATGGCGCCAATACCGCGCCGGCTGCGCGGAGGCGCACAATATAAGCGCGCCGATCGACCTCCTTGAGCGGGCATATAGCTGGGCGGACAGGCTCGCGACGCACTTCGCGCAAACCTATCGCAGCGGACATATCTTCAACTTCGTCCTTGGCGCTTTCGCGGTTTGCATCGGCCTCAGCGCATTCATGGCCCCGCACCTCAAGTTCGAGTTCGCAGCGCTCGAATTGGTGATTACCTTCGCGATCATTCTCAATGCGCACGTCGGATCGCGTCAAGAGTGGCATCGCCGCTGGCTCGACTACCGCCAGCTCGCAGAACGGCTGCGGCCGATGCGCAGCCTCAAGTTGCTCGGCATCGCGTCGCCTGACCCGCCGGGCACCGAGACCAATCCCGTGCCGAAACGCTGGATCGATTGGTATGCGAGCGGGATCTGGCGTGCGATCGGTTGTCCATCGGGCTCGATCGATCCGCAATGCGCATCCCGCCTCGCGCGGTCGATCGCGGACTTCGAGGTGGCGCCGCAAGTCGATTATCATGAGCGTCACGCAGCCCAGATCGACGCGCTCGACGAGCGGCTGGCCTCGATCGCGACGACCCTATTCGCGGCAACGCTGATCGTGTCCGTGGCGACGCTGGTCGGTCTGGGTATCGGCGCGAATTTTGTTACTACTTACGGCAATTGGTTCACGCTGGTTTCGGCCGGCTTTCCGGCCCTCGGCACGGCGGTTTTCGGCATCCGCTTCCAGGCCGATTTCGGCGGAGATGCGCTGCGGTCGTTGTCCACCGCGAACACGCTGCGCCAGATTGAAGAGGAACTGCGCAAGGACGTGACGCTGTCACGTGCCGCGGACCTGACTGAGCAAGCCGCCCGCATCATGCTGTCCGACCTCGATGAGTGGCGGCTCGTCAACCAGCAGCGCGACCTCTCGGTCGGCTGA
- a CDS encoding isoaspartyl peptidase/L-asparaginase — MTERKWRLVVHGGAGSMRPGLLDPAQEKCAREGLDRALAVGSAVLDGGGSSIDAVEAAVRVLEEDPCFNAGRGSVLTADGCIELDAAIMDGRDRRAGAVAGLRTTRAPISLARLLLKEGPHVFLSGKGADRFAQEHGLEQVANSWFEIPERRRQLDELLASDGFDDEVKYGTVGAVGVDLDGHVAVATSTGGLTAKRWGRVGDSPLIGAGTYADDRSAAVSATGSGEYFIRSVAAHQLSERVRIGGQSLQSALDATLADIRSLGGKGGLIAVGPNGEAAWGFTTPAMYRGMADASGRTVRIYAEYADR; from the coding sequence ATGACGGAACGGAAGTGGCGTTTGGTGGTGCACGGCGGCGCGGGCTCGATGCGCCCGGGCCTCCTCGATCCAGCACAGGAAAAGTGCGCGCGCGAGGGCCTGGACAGAGCGCTCGCGGTCGGTTCGGCGGTACTCGATGGTGGCGGATCGTCGATCGATGCGGTCGAGGCGGCTGTGCGCGTCCTCGAGGAAGATCCGTGCTTCAACGCCGGGCGCGGCAGCGTGCTGACGGCGGATGGCTGCATCGAGCTCGACGCCGCTATCATGGACGGCCGCGACCGCCGGGCGGGAGCGGTTGCGGGCCTTCGTACCACACGCGCGCCAATCAGCCTTGCGCGCCTGCTCCTCAAGGAAGGTCCCCACGTCTTCCTGTCCGGCAAGGGCGCCGACCGGTTCGCCCAGGAGCATGGGCTGGAGCAGGTCGCGAACAGCTGGTTCGAGATTCCGGAGCGCCGCCGGCAGCTCGACGAGTTACTCGCCAGCGACGGCTTCGACGATGAGGTGAAGTATGGCACGGTCGGCGCGGTTGGCGTCGATCTCGACGGTCATGTCGCGGTGGCCACTTCGACCGGCGGACTCACTGCCAAGCGATGGGGCCGGGTAGGCGATTCGCCGCTTATTGGCGCCGGGACCTATGCCGACGACCGCTCCGCGGCGGTGTCGGCCACCGGCTCCGGGGAGTATTTCATCCGCTCGGTCGCAGCGCACCAGCTCTCTGAACGCGTTCGGATCGGCGGCCAGTCACTGCAATCGGCCCTCGACGCCACTCTCGCTGATATTCGGTCGCTCGGTGGGAAGGGCGGCCTGATTGCTGTCGGCCCGAACGGTGAAGCGGCTTGGGGCTTCACCACCCCGGCCATGTATCGCGGCATGGCCGATGCGAGCGGCCGGACCGTGAGGATCTATGCGGAGTACGCCGACCGGTAG
- a CDS encoding GNAT family N-acetyltransferase — MADRETEVLAKIASGVSGLNAAAWDRLGDGDPFLNHAFLSALEDSGSVGAGTGWTPAPILIEDEASRLVAAAPGYLKSHSQGEYVFDHGWADAWQRAGGEYYPKLQVAVPFTPVPGPRLLGERPQQLLAAIEAVTTQNGISSAHITFINDAGLEECRRRDWLERHGVQYHWFNRDYGSFEDFLVALTSRRRKTIRKERAAAREGLTFRALRGEEIQTADWDAMWAFYQDTGSRKWGRPYLTREFFDLVSERMGDRALLFLADRDERPIAGALNFIGPKALYGRYWGTVDEVPFLHFELSYYQAIEWAIDHGLATVQAGAQGEHKITRGYEPVVTRSAHFIPNRSFRDAVSDFLEAEREGVAAEVEWLRQDLPYRSAYSA; from the coding sequence ATGGCCGACCGTGAAACCGAAGTCCTCGCGAAAATCGCGTCAGGGGTCTCCGGGCTGAACGCCGCGGCCTGGGACAGGCTTGGCGATGGCGATCCCTTCCTTAACCATGCATTCCTGTCGGCCCTCGAAGATTCGGGCAGTGTCGGCGCCGGCACAGGGTGGACGCCCGCGCCGATCCTCATCGAGGACGAAGCGTCGCGACTGGTTGCTGCGGCGCCCGGCTATCTGAAATCGCACAGCCAGGGCGAATATGTGTTCGACCACGGCTGGGCCGACGCGTGGCAGCGCGCGGGCGGAGAATATTATCCCAAGCTGCAGGTGGCGGTGCCGTTCACGCCCGTTCCGGGTCCGCGCCTTCTTGGCGAGCGGCCGCAGCAATTGCTTGCCGCGATCGAGGCAGTGACGACGCAGAACGGAATTTCGTCCGCGCACATCACCTTCATAAACGATGCGGGGCTGGAGGAATGCCGCCGGCGCGACTGGCTTGAGCGGCACGGCGTCCAGTACCATTGGTTCAACCGCGACTACGGCAGTTTCGAGGATTTTCTCGTCGCGCTGACCAGCCGCCGCCGCAAGACGATCCGCAAGGAGCGGGCGGCAGCGCGCGAGGGGCTAACCTTCCGAGCGCTTCGCGGCGAGGAGATCCAAACCGCAGACTGGGACGCGATGTGGGCATTCTATCAGGACACCGGCTCGCGGAAGTGGGGCCGGCCTTACCTGACCCGCGAGTTCTTTGATCTGGTTAGTGAGCGGATGGGCGACCGCGCACTGCTGTTCCTTGCCGACCGTGACGAAAGACCTATTGCCGGCGCGCTCAATTTCATCGGGCCGAAGGCGCTCTACGGACGCTACTGGGGCACCGTCGACGAGGTGCCGTTCCTCCACTTCGAATTATCCTATTACCAGGCGATCGAGTGGGCGATCGATCATGGCCTCGCGACGGTGCAAGCTGGTGCGCAGGGCGAGCACAAGATCACCCGTGGTTATGAGCCGGTCGTCACCCGCTCGGCCCATTTCATCCCGAACCGAAGTTTCCGCGACGCGGTGTCAGATTTTCTCGAGGCTGAGCGCGAGGGGGTCGCCGCTGAGGTCGAATGGTTGCGGCAGGACTTGCCCTACCGGTCGGCGTACTCCGCATAG
- a CDS encoding TIR domain-containing protein, translating into MTKYARLQADAAPDPASAPAKHTRTHSRYYAFLSYSHRDRELADWLFRELEKFRVPKSIAGRLTENGVVPRRLTPIFRDEQELAAAHDLGEEIRSALSSSHFLIVLCSPNSAKSHWTNAEIETFKRTHSEANVLAAIASGEPFASEMPERHEEECFPPALRQKFDRRGRPTGKRAEPLAADLRGNDEVRRLGFLKLVAGMLGVGLDDLVQRATTRRHRQMAWLAAASLGGMAVTSTLAVTAIQGRDAARDQRREAEGLVAYMVGDLKDKLEPIGKLDALDGVASRVLAYYSKQDASELSDAALIQRSRALSITAQVAYLRGRYEQARALYRQALAGTEEAVRRTPDDPQPIFEQAQNAFWLGEIARMDGQADAAIEYYRQYKQLADRLVQLAPDNLKWRMEALYGAEDLGISLYNKRRYDQALAQFQGALSPMQNLMALDPANGTYRVEMAKLMGWLADSNRALGRLNEAIATRTREIAFLNEALARSPSDVGLLEQVIYAHQGLGNLLVLHGQAAEGIAEFRLAVANADHLLPVEPTNALWKGAAATAHLELAKALLATHDRAAAEHETGAACALVAALGGASDRRQSGCLAMQARLALDAGDGAEAAALARQALSAARHFHAEDPNKDKFYLAGLYRLTGDALQRSGDRGGAMSAWASALAILPADVPELSTEIDEHALILERLGRAEEARPLKSALKNMGYTRPA; encoded by the coding sequence TTGACCAAATATGCGCGATTGCAGGCAGACGCGGCGCCCGACCCTGCCAGCGCGCCGGCGAAGCACACACGCACGCATTCCCGCTATTATGCCTTCCTAAGCTACAGCCACCGCGACCGGGAACTCGCCGACTGGCTGTTCCGCGAGCTCGAGAAGTTTCGGGTGCCGAAATCCATCGCCGGACGCCTTACCGAAAACGGCGTTGTCCCCAGACGCCTGACGCCCATTTTTCGCGACGAGCAGGAGCTCGCGGCAGCCCACGATCTCGGTGAGGAGATCCGATCGGCACTGAGCTCGTCGCACTTTCTGATCGTCCTATGCTCTCCCAATTCGGCAAAGTCTCATTGGACCAATGCGGAGATCGAGACATTCAAGCGGACACATTCCGAGGCCAATGTGCTCGCCGCCATCGCTTCGGGCGAGCCATTCGCAAGCGAGATGCCGGAACGGCACGAGGAAGAATGCTTTCCGCCCGCGCTTCGGCAGAAGTTCGACCGGCGAGGCCGCCCGACGGGCAAGCGCGCAGAGCCTCTCGCCGCCGACCTGCGCGGTAACGACGAGGTGCGCCGGCTGGGCTTTCTCAAGCTGGTGGCCGGCATGCTCGGTGTTGGGCTCGACGACCTTGTCCAGCGCGCCACGACACGACGTCATCGCCAGATGGCCTGGCTGGCCGCCGCGTCGCTCGGCGGCATGGCCGTGACGAGCACCCTTGCCGTCACCGCTATCCAAGGCCGTGATGCAGCGCGCGACCAACGACGGGAGGCCGAGGGGCTGGTCGCTTACATGGTCGGAGATCTCAAGGATAAGCTCGAACCGATCGGCAAGCTCGACGCCCTCGACGGCGTCGCTTCGCGGGTGCTGGCTTACTATAGCAAGCAGGACGCGTCGGAGCTGTCCGATGCCGCCCTGATCCAGCGCTCCCGAGCGCTAAGCATTACCGCGCAAGTCGCTTATTTGCGGGGTCGATACGAACAGGCACGGGCGCTGTATCGACAAGCGCTAGCGGGCACCGAGGAAGCCGTGCGCCGGACGCCGGACGATCCACAACCCATCTTCGAGCAGGCGCAAAACGCGTTTTGGCTGGGTGAGATTGCGCGAATGGACGGCCAGGCTGACGCAGCAATCGAATATTACAGGCAGTATAAGCAACTCGCCGACCGCCTGGTTCAACTTGCGCCGGATAACCTCAAGTGGCGGATGGAAGCGCTTTATGGAGCAGAGGACCTCGGGATCTCGCTCTATAACAAGCGCCGATACGATCAAGCGCTGGCGCAGTTTCAAGGCGCGCTCAGCCCAATGCAGAACCTGATGGCGCTCGATCCCGCAAATGGGACTTACCGCGTCGAAATGGCGAAGTTGATGGGATGGTTGGCGGATTCGAATCGCGCGCTTGGCCGTCTTAATGAGGCCATTGCAACCCGAACCCGTGAAATCGCTTTTCTCAACGAGGCGCTGGCGCGATCCCCCTCTGACGTCGGATTGCTGGAGCAGGTGATTTACGCGCACCAAGGCCTAGGGAATCTGCTTGTCCTCCACGGGCAGGCCGCTGAGGGGATCGCGGAGTTTCGTCTGGCGGTGGCGAATGCAGACCACCTCCTTCCGGTCGAGCCGACAAACGCGCTTTGGAAGGGGGCCGCAGCTACTGCTCACCTCGAACTGGCAAAGGCGCTACTCGCAACGCACGATCGTGCCGCCGCCGAGCATGAAACCGGCGCCGCATGCGCGCTGGTCGCTGCTTTGGGAGGCGCTTCCGACCGGCGGCAAAGCGGCTGTCTCGCAATGCAGGCCCGCCTGGCCCTCGACGCGGGGGACGGCGCTGAAGCGGCGGCTTTGGCGCGGCAGGCTCTCTCGGCGGCACGGCACTTTCATGCCGAAGATCCGAATAAGGACAAATTCTACCTCGCGGGGCTTTATCGGCTGACGGGCGACGCGTTGCAGCGTTCCGGCGATCGCGGCGGCGCCATGTCTGCGTGGGCGAGCGCGCTCGCAATTCTTCCAGCCGACGTGCCGGAATTGTCTACCGAGATCGACGAGCATGCCTTGATTCTGGAACGGCTTGGCCGGGCGGAGGAAGCGCGCCCGCTAAAGTCCGCGCTCAAGAATATGGGATACACGCGTCCCGCCTAG
- a CDS encoding DUF3572 family protein has translation MVLQTPNDPYALALAALAAMLTDERRAQRFLDLTGIGTDELRHRANEPALLTAVIAFLESHEPDLLSVSEMIGVNAEALVAARRQIEFERGMP, from the coding sequence ATGGTGCTTCAGACACCAAACGACCCTTACGCTCTCGCCCTCGCCGCACTTGCGGCGATGCTGACTGACGAACGCCGGGCCCAACGGTTCCTCGACCTGACCGGAATCGGGACAGACGAACTGCGGCACAGGGCGAACGAACCCGCTTTGCTGACGGCCGTCATTGCCTTTCTTGAATCCCATGAGCCCGATTTGCTCTCCGTTTCGGAAATGATCGGCGTTAACGCCGAGGCATTGGTTGCCGCCCGGCGACAGATTGAATTCGAACGAGGAATGCCATGA
- a CDS encoding SDR family NAD(P)-dependent oxidoreductase, translated as MTKTVLITGATAGFGRAAARRFIGGGWNVIGTGRRAERLRTLQEELGDAFLPLEIDMREREQVEGLAKLSPPWGDIDLLLNNAGLAPPTDPLPDTDWARIDDVLETNIAGLVALTRVLLPKLIERRGQIINLSSVAATYPYKGGAVYAGTKAFVRQFSLDLRCDLAGTGVRVTSVEPGMAETEFTIVRTGGDKEASDRLYAGMDPMTSEDLADLFWWLATLPPHLNINAIELMPVTQSWAGFTVNREA; from the coding sequence ATGACCAAGACCGTGCTGATCACTGGAGCGACCGCTGGATTCGGACGCGCCGCGGCAAGGCGATTCATCGGCGGCGGCTGGAATGTCATCGGTACGGGGCGCCGCGCTGAACGACTGCGCACGCTGCAGGAGGAACTCGGCGACGCCTTCCTACCGCTTGAGATCGACATGCGTGAACGCGAGCAGGTGGAAGGTCTGGCGAAACTGTCGCCGCCGTGGGGCGACATCGACCTTCTGCTCAACAATGCCGGCCTCGCGCCGCCGACCGACCCGCTTCCGGACACGGATTGGGCGCGCATCGACGATGTGCTGGAGACCAATATCGCCGGCCTGGTCGCGCTGACCCGCGTGCTTCTGCCCAAGCTGATCGAGCGCAGGGGGCAGATCATCAACCTGTCGTCCGTCGCCGCGACCTATCCGTACAAGGGCGGTGCGGTTTACGCCGGGACGAAGGCATTCGTGCGCCAGTTCTCGCTCGACCTGCGTTGCGATCTTGCCGGGACCGGCGTTCGCGTCACGTCAGTCGAGCCGGGAATGGCGGAGACCGAGTTCACGATCGTCCGCACCGGCGGCGACAAGGAAGCGTCCGACAGACTGTACGCGGGCATGGATCCGATGACCTCGGAGGACCTCGCCGATCTGTTCTGGTGGCTTGCGACTTTGCCGCCGCACCTCAACATCAACGCCATCGAGCTGATGCCGGTGACGCAGAGCTGGGCGGGCTTCACGGTCAACCGCGAGGCTTGA
- a CDS encoding RidA family protein, translating into MSIDQRLSELGINLPEPAAPVAAYVPAVERGGLLHISGQISFAEDGSLIKGRLGEDVDLDGGIAAARRCGVMLIAQMKAALGSLDRVEKIVKLGVFVNSDPSFIDQPKVANGASELMQDVFGEAGRHARSAVGVAVLPLGVAVEVDAIVAVRA; encoded by the coding sequence ATGAGCATCGACCAGCGCCTTTCTGAACTCGGCATCAATCTTCCCGAGCCCGCCGCCCCCGTCGCGGCCTATGTGCCGGCCGTGGAGCGCGGCGGCCTCCTGCACATTTCAGGCCAGATCAGCTTCGCCGAGGACGGCAGCTTGATTAAAGGACGCCTGGGCGAGGACGTCGACCTCGACGGTGGCATTGCCGCCGCGCGGCGCTGCGGGGTCATGCTGATCGCCCAGATGAAGGCGGCGCTCGGTTCGCTCGATCGGGTCGAGAAGATCGTAAAGCTCGGCGTATTCGTGAACAGCGATCCTTCGTTCATCGACCAGCCCAAGGTCGCCAACGGCGCGTCGGAGCTGATGCAGGACGTGTTCGGCGAGGCTGGCCGCCACGCGCGCAGCGCGGTCGGCGTTGCGGTTCTTCCGCTTGGCGTCGCCGTCGAAGTGGACGCGATCGTCGCCGTCAGGGCCTGA
- the ispG gene encoding flavodoxin-dependent (E)-4-hydroxy-3-methylbut-2-enyl-diphosphate synthase: MSLRPWRDIERRQSRQIMVGSVPVGGDAPISVQTMTNTPTEDAAATIDQIRRCEEAGADIIRVSCPTQDATASLREIVRAARVPIVADIHFHYKRALEAADAGAACLRINPGNIGSEERVREVISAARANGCAIRIGVNAGSLEKDLLEKYGEPCPEALVESALDHIRILEDHGFREYKVAVKASDVFLAVAAYQQLASQVDCPLHLGITEAGGLIGGTVKSSIGMGNLLWAGIGDTIRVSLSAEPEEEVRVGYEILKALGIRSRGVRVVSCPSCARQGFDVIRTVEALESRLQHIKTPMSLSVLGCVVNGPGEARETDIGITGGGNGKHMVYLSGVTDHHVQDADMIEHIVRLVEAKAAELEAAAAELQPALDAAE; the protein is encoded by the coding sequence ATGTCCCTTCGTCCCTGGCGAGATATCGAGCGGCGTCAGTCGCGGCAGATCATGGTGGGCTCCGTCCCTGTTGGCGGAGACGCGCCGATCAGCGTGCAGACGATGACCAATACGCCAACGGAAGATGCGGCGGCGACCATCGATCAGATTCGGCGCTGCGAAGAGGCGGGTGCCGACATCATTCGCGTGTCGTGCCCGACGCAGGATGCGACGGCTTCGCTTCGGGAGATCGTGCGTGCGGCCCGCGTGCCGATCGTCGCGGACATCCATTTTCACTACAAGCGCGCACTGGAAGCGGCCGATGCCGGTGCGGCGTGCCTGCGCATCAATCCAGGGAATATCGGCTCGGAAGAGCGGGTCCGCGAAGTCATTTCGGCGGCGCGCGCCAACGGCTGCGCTATCCGGATCGGCGTCAATGCCGGCAGCCTCGAAAAGGACCTGCTCGAAAAGTACGGCGAGCCTTGTCCCGAAGCGTTGGTCGAAAGCGCGCTCGACCATATCCGCATTCTCGAAGACCACGGCTTCCGCGAGTACAAGGTCGCGGTGAAAGCCAGCGATGTGTTCCTCGCCGTCGCCGCCTATCAGCAGCTGGCGAGCCAGGTCGATTGCCCGCTGCACCTCGGTATCACCGAGGCGGGCGGCTTGATCGGCGGCACCGTCAAATCGTCGATCGGGATGGGCAACCTTCTTTGGGCAGGCATCGGTGACACGATCCGCGTGTCGCTATCGGCGGAGCCAGAGGAAGAAGTCCGGGTCGGCTATGAGATTCTGAAGGCGCTCGGCATTCGCAGCCGCGGGGTACGGGTGGTGTCTTGCCCGTCCTGCGCACGGCAGGGATTCGACGTGATCCGAACCGTCGAGGCGCTCGAAAGCCGTCTTCAACATATCAAGACGCCGATGTCCTTGTCGGTGCTGGGCTGTGTCGTGAACGGACCCGGCGAAGCGCGCGAGACCGACATCGGCATTACCGGCGGCGGCAACGGCAAGCACATGGTCTATCTGTCGGGCGTCACCGACCATCATGTGCAAGACGCCGACATGATCGAGCACATCGTCCGCCTGGTCGAAGCGAAAGCCGCCGAGCTCGAGGCTGCCGCGGCCGAGTTGCAGCCAGCCCTCGACGCCGCCGAATAG
- a CDS encoding DMT family transporter — protein MNRVTQHPVQAFLAALAAVGTLSIMDAVMKHLVLAIGIFAVSVWRAMANLIVGSALYLPRRGSWPSNAVMRVHVFRGIIVTVMAFLFFWGIGRIPLAQAIALTFIAPLIALLLASAFLHEKIGRMSIVGSIAAFGGVVIIVLGQAKAQLGREALVGSIAILGSALCYAVNIVLMRHQALSAKPLEITFFQAVTVMALWLLTIPIVGMPVWPTGQWIWVAVACVLSTAGTLIFAWAYARGEAGYLSVTEYSAFLWAAALGWIVFQERVSGYTIAGATLIVAGCLVAARRKVTEPPEIDVAV, from the coding sequence GTGAACCGCGTCACTCAGCATCCAGTCCAGGCCTTCCTCGCGGCGCTCGCTGCGGTCGGTACGCTGTCGATCATGGATGCGGTGATGAAGCACCTTGTGCTGGCCATCGGTATCTTTGCCGTCAGCGTCTGGCGCGCCATGGCCAACCTCATTGTTGGGAGTGCGTTGTACCTGCCGAGGCGCGGAAGCTGGCCGAGCAATGCGGTCATGCGGGTGCACGTCTTTCGCGGAATTATCGTGACGGTAATGGCCTTCCTCTTTTTCTGGGGGATCGGCCGCATCCCACTGGCGCAAGCGATCGCCCTGACGTTCATCGCACCACTGATCGCACTACTGCTCGCCTCCGCGTTCCTGCACGAAAAGATCGGAAGGATGTCGATTGTCGGATCGATTGCGGCGTTCGGCGGAGTGGTCATCATCGTGCTGGGTCAAGCCAAGGCGCAGCTTGGACGCGAGGCGTTGGTCGGGTCGATTGCCATCCTCGGCTCTGCACTCTGCTACGCAGTCAATATCGTGCTGATGCGGCATCAGGCGCTGTCCGCGAAGCCGCTGGAGATAACCTTCTTCCAGGCGGTAACGGTCATGGCCTTGTGGCTGCTCACCATCCCGATCGTGGGAATGCCGGTATGGCCGACCGGGCAATGGATCTGGGTCGCGGTCGCCTGCGTCCTTTCGACGGCGGGCACGCTAATCTTCGCGTGGGCCTACGCGCGAGGGGAAGCCGGCTACCTTTCCGTCACCGAATATAGCGCCTTCTTGTGGGCGGCAGCGCTCGGCTGGATCGTCTTCCAGGAGCGGGTGTCGGGCTACACGATTGCTGGCGCGACGCTGATCGTCGCGGGTTGCCTGGTCGCGGCACGGCGCAAGGTGACCGAGCCTCCGGAGATCGACGTGGCGGTCTAG
- the rpmG gene encoding 50S ribosomal protein L33 — translation MAKPATVKIKLVSSADTGFFYVAKKNPRTQTEKLSFKKYDPVVRKHVDFKEAKIK, via the coding sequence ATGGCCAAGCCGGCAACCGTCAAGATCAAGCTCGTCAGCAGCGCCGATACCGGCTTCTTCTATGTGGCGAAGAAGAACCCGCGCACGCAGACCGAGAAGCTGAGCTTCAAGAAGTACGACCCGGTCGTACGCAAGCACGTCGACTTCAAGGAAGCCAAGATCAAGTAA
- a CDS encoding glycerophosphodiester phosphodiesterase family protein has product MGSGIPENSWGAFAAALERGCGIECDLRLTADNRIIVFHDSDAMRICASPMRIGKSTWDELSRLRVGERPIPTLEDLLSLVGGRVPLLLEVKVEDDLWRWGPALRRALLSNSDRIGVMSFDPRISSILKTVLPHVRRGLVVRANLAGWRRTIALWLAKPQFLAVDRAALDRPWVATLRRRMPVYSWTIRAAEERRQAQVHADALIWEADGRP; this is encoded by the coding sequence TTGGGCTCCGGAATTCCCGAGAACAGCTGGGGCGCCTTTGCGGCGGCGCTGGAGCGGGGCTGCGGAATCGAGTGCGACCTCCGGCTGACGGCGGACAATCGCATCATTGTGTTTCACGATTCCGATGCGATGCGGATCTGCGCGAGCCCGATGCGGATTGGGAAATCGACTTGGGACGAATTATCCCGGCTGCGGGTGGGCGAGCGGCCAATTCCGACTTTGGAAGACTTGCTTTCACTTGTCGGCGGCCGCGTTCCGCTGTTGCTTGAAGTAAAGGTCGAAGACGATCTGTGGCGCTGGGGTCCTGCACTCCGAAGGGCGCTTCTAAGCAACTCGGATCGGATCGGCGTGATGAGCTTCGACCCGCGCATCTCCAGCATTTTGAAGACAGTCCTGCCTCATGTTCGTCGCGGGCTCGTGGTGCGCGCAAACCTCGCGGGTTGGCGGCGAACGATCGCGCTGTGGCTGGCCAAGCCGCAATTCTTGGCCGTCGATCGTGCGGCACTCGACAGGCCATGGGTCGCGACGCTGCGGCGGCGGATGCCGGTCTACAGCTGGACGATCCGCGCCGCCGAGGAGCGAAGGCAAGCGCAGGTTCATGCCGACGCGCTCATCTGGGAAGCCGATGGCCGACCGTGA